Proteins encoded by one window of Fusarium graminearum PH-1 chromosome 1, whole genome shotgun sequence:
- a CDS encoding adenylyl-sulfate kinase has product MATNITWHPSLSRKEREETRGQRGLTIWLTGLSASGKSTVATALEQHLLHLGVAAYRLDGDNVRFGLNKDLGFSEVDRNENIRRISEVAKLFADSSTIAITSFISPYRADRQVARQLHEQATQGGDAPIPFVEVYVDVPLEVAEQRDPKGLYKKARAGEIKDFTGISAPYEEPEKAEITIKTHENSVEECVAQIVEWLNEKGYLNKK; this is encoded by the exons ATGGCTAC CAACATTACCTGGCACCCCTCTCTATCGCGCAAGGAGCGCGAAGAGACCCGCGGCCAGCGCGGTCTCACCATCTGGCTGACCGGTCTCTCTGCCTCTGGCAAGTCCACCGTCGCCACTGCTCTTGAGCAGCACCTCCTTCACCTGGGCGTCGCCGCCTACCGCCTGGATGGTGACAACGTTCGCTTCGGCCTCAACAAGGACCTTGGCTTCTCCGAGGTCGACCGAAACGAAAACATCCGCCGCATCTCCGAGGTTGCTAAGCTGTTTGCCGATTCTTCCACCATCGCTATTacctccttcatctctccCTACCGAGCGGATCGCCAGGTCGCCCGTCAGCTACACGAGCAGGCCACTCAAGGCGGCGACGCGCCTATCCCCTTCGTCGAGGTCTACGTCGATGTGCCCCTCGAGGTTGCTGAGCAGCGCGACCCCAAGGGTCTTTACAAGAAGGCTCGCGCCGGTGAAATCAAGGATTTCACTGGCATCTCTGCTCCTTACGAGGAGcccgagaaggctgagatCACCATCAAGACTCACGAGAACTCTGTTGAGGAATGTGTCGCTCAGATCGTTGAGTGGCTCAACGAGAAGGGCTACCTCAACAAGAAATAA